A stretch of the Argentina anserina chromosome 6, drPotAnse1.1, whole genome shotgun sequence genome encodes the following:
- the LOC126800620 gene encoding UDP-glucose flavonoid 3-O-glucosyltransferase 6-like — protein sequence MKQSAELVFIPSPGIGHLVSTVEVAKLLVRDDQLSITVLIIKFPFSSDPIDHYIESFADSPISQRIKFINLPQQNIDMQGNRTINFFNFIDNQQTHVRNVVAKLIESKPKTRLAGFVIDMFCTAMINVANEFAVPTFVFFTSSAASLGLMFHLQTLRDDHNQNCIEFKDSTAELVIPSFIHPLPAAKVLPGILFEKEGGDGFVNLAKRFRDVKGILINTFSELESHALLSLSSDGKIPPVYHVGPVLNVESDEKNDQVDSKQSKEKSEIMKWLDDQPPSSVVFLCFGSMGSFREEQVKEIARALEHGGFRFLWSLRQPPQEGKVLPSDYVNHEGVLPEGFLDRTAGVGKVIGWAPQVPILRHPAVGGFVSHCGWNSTLESLWFGVPVATWPLYAEQQLNAFKLLKELRIAVEIDMSYRKDGPVVVSSQKIESGIKDLMELDSDTRKRVKQMSDNGKKALMDGGSSYASLGQFLDQI from the coding sequence ATGAAGCAATCTGCAGAGCTAGTGTTCATCCCATCACCAGGCATTGGCCACCTCGTGTCAACGGTGGAGGTCGCAAAGCTCCTGGTTCGAGATGACCAACTCTCCATCACCGTCCTCATCATAAAGTTTCCGTTCAGCTCAGACCCCATTGATCACTACATTGAGTCCTTCGCGGACTCTCCCATATCACAGCGGATCAAGTTCATCAACCTACCACAGCAAAACATCGACATGCAAGGTAATAGGACCATCAACTTCTTCAACTTCATTGACAATCAGCAGACCCACGTTAGAAATGTTGTCGCCAAACTCATCGAGTCCAAGCCCAAGACTCGACTCGCCGGGTTTGTCATTGACATGTTCTGTACCGCCATGATCAACGTCGCCAACGAATTTGCAGTGCCTACCTTCGTGTTCTTCACGTCCAGCGCGGCCTCGCTCGGGCTAATGTTCCACCTTCAAACACTTCGTGACGATCACAACCAGAACTGTATTGAGTTCAAGGACTCGACTGCAGAGTTGGTGATTCCAAGTTTCATTCACCCCTTGCCTGCTGCTAAAGTTCTACCCGGTATACTTTTTGAAAAGGAGGGCGGTGACGGATTCGTCAACTTGGCGAAAAGGTTTAGAGATGTCAAGGGTATTTTGATAAACACATTCTCGGAGCTGGAGTCGCATGCACTTCTATCTCTTAGCTCTGACGGTAAGATCCCACCGGTGTATCATGTAGGACCCGTACTCAACGTGGAGAGCGATGAGAAGAACGACCAAGTGGATTCGAAGCAGTCGAAGGAGAAGTCTGAAATCATGAAATGGCTCGATGATCAGCCTCCGTCGTCTGTAGTGTTTTTGTGCTTCGGGAGCATGGGAAGCTTCAGAGAAGAGCAGGTGAAAGAGATTGCCCGTGCATTAGAGCACGGTGGGTTTCGGTTTTTGTGGTCACTACGTCAACCACCACAAGAGGGAAAGGTCCTTCCCAGCGATTATGTCAATCACGAAGGGGTGTTACCGGAAGGCTTCCTTGATCGAACGGCGGGAGTCGGAAAAGTTATAGGGTGGGCGCCACAAGTTCCGATCTTAAGGCATCCAGCGGTGGGAGGTTTCGTCTCCCATTGTGGATGGAATTCCACCCTCGAGAGCTTGTGGTTTGGAGTGCCGGTGGCCACCTGGCCCTTATATGCCGAGCAACAACTAAATGCATTCAAGTTATTGAAGGAACTAAGGATAGCCGTGGAAATTGATATGAGTTACAGAAAGGATGGCCCAGTTGTTGTGAGTTCACAGAAAATTGAGAGCGGAATAAAGGATTTGATGGAGCTCGACAGTGATACAAGGAAAAGGGTGAAACAAATGAGTGATAATGGCAAGAAGGCTTTGATGGATGGGGGGTCATCTTATGCTTCGTTGGGACAGTTTCTTGATCAAATTTAA
- the LOC126797250 gene encoding LOW QUALITY PROTEIN: UDP-glycosyltransferase 71A16-like (The sequence of the model RefSeq protein was modified relative to this genomic sequence to represent the inferred CDS: inserted 3 bases in 3 codons; substituted 2 bases at 2 genomic stop codons), producing the protein MKRPAELVLIPAPGIGHILSAVELAKVLMARDDQIFITVLIMKLDLDSKPSEIDVTDTGSEXRINFITLPEVNISTDADPSNFLKLFVDSHIPHVKDAVSKLSQFXFAPRLARFVIDMFCTSFIDVANELGVPTYVFFASNAGFLRLVFHLQILHDEYNDGTDLNDXGYALLVVPGFANPLPASALPKTFMDKNSTLSFINHARRSGFALGADSIFKXLDEQPPLSVVFLXSTMGSFDEDQVKEIAYALEHNRYRLLWSLREPPAKLKVAYPREDANYKGVLPEGFLIGPQGLGRVVGWAPQVAILAHPSIGGFISYCGWNSMLESLWYGVSVGALPMYAEQHLNAFEMVREWGLAVEVSMVYKKGNLNEQDIERGIRQLIELGSDTRKRVKKMSEMSNKAMMDGGSS; encoded by the exons ATGAAGAGACCTGCAGAGTTGGTTCTCATTCCTGCCCCAGGAATTGGGCACATCTTGTCGGCGGTGGAGTTGGCAAAGGTCCTGATGGCTCGAGATGACCAAATTTTCATCACAGTTCTCATCATGAAGCTAGACCTTGACTCCAAGCCCAGTGAAATTGATGTTACTGATACAGGGAGTG ACCGTATCAACTTCATCACCCTCCCAGAAGTCAACATAAGCACGGACGCCGATCCCAGCAACTTCCTCAAGTTATTTGTTGATAGTCACATACCTCACGTTAAAGATGCAGTCTCCAAGCTCAGCCAGTTTTAATTTGCGCCTAGACTTGCTAGGTTTGTTATTGATATGTTTTGTACCAGTTTTATAGACGTTGCCAATGAACTAGGGGTTCCTACATATGTGTTCTTCGCATCCAACGCAGGGTTTCTTAGGCTCGTGTTCCACCTCCAAATCCTTCATGATGAGTATAACGACGGCACCGATTTAAACG TCGGATATGCTTTGTTGGTAGTGCCTGGTTTCGCCAACCCACTGCCGGCTAGTGCCTTACCCAAAACGTTTATGGACAAGAATAGCACGCTCTCATTCATCAACCATGCAAGAAG atCGG GGTTCGCACTTGGGGCAGATAGCATCTTCAAGTAGCTTGATGAGCAGCCTCCATTGTCGGTTGTGTTCT CGAGTACCATGGGAAGTTTTGACGAGGACCAGGTTAAGGAGATAGCCTATGCCCTAGAGCACAATAGATATCGATTATTGTGGTCTCTGCGAGAGCCCCCAGCAAAGCTGAAGGTTGCTTACCCTCGTGAAGATGCAAATTACAAGGGAGTCTTGCCTGAAGGGTTCCTGATCGGACCACAGGGATTGGGAAGGGTTGTAGGATGGGCTCCTCAAGTGGCCATCTTGGCGCACCCTTCCATCGGAGGGTTCATATCTTATTGCGGGTGGAATTCTATGCTTGAGAGTCTTTGGTATGGTGTGTCTGTTGGCGCACTGCCAATGTATGCCGAGCAACACTTGAATGCATTTGAGATGGTGAGGGAATGGGGATTAGCAGTAGAAGTAAGTATGGTATATAAGAAGGGCAATTTGAATGAGCAAGATATAGAGAGAGGGATTAGGCAACTGATAGAGCTTGGTAGTGATACCAGGAAGAGGGTGAAGAAGATGAGTGAAATGAGCAACAAAGCCATGATGGATGGTGGTTCCTCTTAG
- the LOC126800619 gene encoding UDP-glucose flavonoid 3-O-glucosyltransferase 6-like: MKKASELIFIPTPGIGHIVSTVEIAKLLISRDDNLFITILIMRYPFTTDGSDAYIKSVEDPSLKRQRIRFVNLPQEQFQGTGATAFFAFIDGHKSQVKDAVTKLLTVTESEPRIAGFVIDMFCTGMIDAANEFGLPTYVFYTSGAANLGLVFHLQSLRDEQNKDCTEFKDSDAELVVPSFINPLPAAKVLPAVILEKDSSDVFLNFAKRYRETKGILINTFLELEAHALQSLSSNGKIPPVYPVGPILNVKGDDSRAGSEKSKQKSDILEWLDEQPPLSVVYLCFGSMGCFGEDQVREIAHALEQAGFRFLWSLRQPSMEKIVFPTDYTDYSTVLPEGFLDRTANIGKVIGWAPQVAILAHPAVGGFVSHCGWNSTLESIWYGVPIAAWPFFAEQQMNAFELVKELKLAFEIDIGYRNDSGLIVSRKDIEKGIKEVMVKDSEQRKRVKEMSQMSRKALHDDGSSYSSLGRFIDQIQTP; this comes from the coding sequence ATGAAGAAAGCTTCTGAGCTAATTTTCATACCAACCCCAGGTATTGGTCACATCGTTTCGACAGTTGAGATTGCAAAGCTCCTCATCTCTAGAGATGACAACCTCTTCATCACAATCCTCATCATGAGGTACCCCTTCACTACAGACGGCAGCGACGCCTACATCAAGTCCGTGGAAGACCCTTCGTTGAAGAGGCAGCGCATCAGGTTCGTCAACCTGCCACAAGAACAATTCCAAGGAACCGGCGCCACCGCCTTCTTCGCCTTCATCGACGGCCACAAGTCTCAAGTCAAAGATGCCGTCACTAAACTGCTCACTGTGACTGAATCCGAGCCTCGAATTGCCGGGTTTGTCATCGACATGTTCTGCACAGGGATGATTGACGCGGCTAACGAATTCGGGCTTCCTACCTACGTGTTCTACACCTCTGGGGCGGCGAATCTTGGGCTCGTCTTCCACCTCCAGTCCTTACGTGATGAACAGAACAAGGACTGCACGGAGTTTAAGGACTCGGACGCCGAGTTGGTCGTCCCGAGTTTCATCAACCCCTTGCCGGCTGCAAAAGTCTTGCCTGCTGTGATTCTCGAGAAGGACTCGTCCGACGTCTTCCTCAACTTTGCCAAAAGGTACAGAGAGACCAAGGGTATTTTAATTAACACGTTCCTTGAGCTCGAAGCTCACGCTCTTCAGTCTCTCAGTTCGAACGGTAAGATCCCTCCGGTGTACCCAGTCGGACCTATACTGAACGTTAAGGGTGATGACAGCCGAGCGGGCTCGGAGAAGTCGAAGCAGAAGTCGGATATCTTGGAGTGGCTTGATGAACAGCCTCCGTTATCTGTGGTGTACTTGTGCTTCGGGAGCATGGGATGCTTTGGAGAGGACCAAGTAAGAGAGATAGCTCACGCACTCGAGCAAGCTGGGTTTCGGTTCTTGTGGTCTCTACGTCAACCCTCAATGGAGAAGATTGTTTTCCCGACTGATTACACGGATTACAGTACAGTCTTGCCGGAAGGGTTTCTCGATCGGACGGCTAATATAGGGAAGGTCATAGGTTGGGCGCCGCAAGTAGCTATCTTGGCCCATCCAGCCGTCGGAGGGTTTGTGTCTCATTGTGGTTGGAACTCTACTCTGGAAAGTATTTGGTATGGTGTGCCGATTGCGGCTTGGCCTTTTTTTGCCGAACAACAAATGAATGCCTTTGAGTTAGTGAAGGAACTCAAACTAGCCTTTGAGATCGACATCGGCTATAGAAATGACAGTGGGTTGATTGTGAGTAGGAAAGACATAGAGAAAGGGATAAAGGAGGTAATGGTAAAAGATAGTGAACAAAGGAAGAGGGTGAAAGAAATGAGTCAAATGAGCAGGAAAGCTTTGCACGATGATGGTTCCTCGTACTCATCATTAGGTCGTTTTATTGATCAAATTCAAACCCCATGA